The sequence AGTAAACGCATCAATTGATAATGCAGATCTAGAGCAGCAAATTCACGATATACTAGCAGATGAACGCTTAAATGGAGCTATTGGTTCGGTCAGTGTGCGTGATGCTGAAAGTGGTGAAATTATTCTTGATCGCTTAGGAGATATACGTTTGAAAACTGCCTCTAATATGAAGCTTCTTACTGCAGCTGCTGCTCTTCATACCCTTGGGCCTGATTACACATTTAAAACAGAAGTACTAACCGATGGAAAGATTGTGGGCAATGTCTTAAAAGGAAACCTATACCTAAAAGGAAAAGGTGACCCTACGCTTTTAAAAGAGGATTTTGACAAGATGGCGGCATTCTTAAAGTCCAATCATATCGAAACAATCCAGGGGAATATTATTGCAGACGACAGTTGGTATAACTCGGTCAGGCTTTCTGAAGATATGATCTGGAATGATGAATCGTATTATTACGGTGCTCAAATCTCAGCGCTAACAGCTTCACCTGATTCGGATTATGATGCTGGTACCGTCATCGTTGAAACTTCCCCTACACAAGCAGGGCAGCCAGCAGACATTAAACTTTCTCCTGAGACAAACTATCCGACCATCATCAACAAAACGAAAACCATCGAAAGCGGAACACGATCGATCAGCGTTTCTCGAGAACATGGGTCCAACAATATTGTGGTAGAAGGTTCTATACCGGTAAATAGTTCAACTGCCCGATCTTGGGTGACGCTTTGGGAACCTACTGGTTATGCACTGGATTTGTTCAAGAAATCACTTGTACAAGCAGGAGTCCATGTCAAACAACATCAGGGTGAATACGGAAAAACTCCAGCAGATGCTGAAGTACTGTTTACAAGAGAGTCCATGCCACTTTCTGAATTAATGGTTCCCTTCATGAAGCTAAGTAACAATACAATCGCTGAAACGTTGGTGAAAGAAATGGGACGGGTAGTTCATCATGATGGTAGTTGGGAAAAAGGACTTGAAGTGCTTGAAGACTACATTTCAATGCGTGGATTAAATACAGATACCATGCGAATTCGAGATGGCTCTGGTATATCCCATGTAACGAATATTCCGGCAAATGAGTTGTCACTGTTACTTTACACTGTTCAAAAAGAGGACTGGTACCCAGTTTATCTAAACTCTCTTCCAATTGCAGGTGCAAGCAATCGCCTGGAGGGAGGCACCTTGAGAAACCGTATGAAGGGAACCCTTGCTGAAGGCAATGTAAAAGCCAAAACAGGAACAATTACAGGAGCTACCTCACTTTCCGGCTTTGTGACTACTAAAGATGGAAAGGATCTTGTATTTTCCATTATATTAAATAACTTTATGGCTAGTAATCTAAGAGATATTGAAGATAAAATTGCTGTTGCATTGTCTGAATATGATACGAGTAAAAAACATGATTAAAATAGGTTAACTATTAAACAACCTAATATAATAAGCATTTGTTCAAAAAAGCACGTTCCCTTAAAAACAGGGAACGTGCTTCACATAAAAAACCATTATTTCTCTGCTGTCTCCCCAGCCCAGTTCATCATGCCGCCTTCCATGTTCACCACTTTATAGCCTTGTTCCTGCATGTAGTGAGCGACATTTCCACTGCGGTTCCCTGAACGGCAGATAAAGATGTACTCTTTGTCTTTATCAAATTGATCAAGTGACTCAGGAATTTCACCCATTTTGATATGCTTCGCTCCAGGAATCATTCCCTCTGCCACTTCTTCATCTTCACGAACATCCACGAGAAGCAGATCTTCACCATTTTTCAACTTCTTTTCTAACTCATCAGTTGTAATCGTTTTAATCGTTTCCATTGTCATCTTCCTTTCTTCATTCATTCACCATGATTATACCAAAGCCCGTCTCCCAAACAAAAATATCAGATCGAAACATGGGGACTAAAAAGAGGGACGGACCTCAACGGAATACTGATATAAAGCGATTTGCGCTTAAAACCCGGCCCATATAGTAGTCCGTCCTTCTAAATAGAAAGGAGGGACGGACCTTGGTGAAATACAGAATCCCCGATTGATAGCATTTCCTAACAATCAGATTCAGTTCAAGGTCCGTCCCTCATAAATATTCATAAATATTAGTTGGCTACGATGTTCACTAGTTTGCCAGGTACGGCAATGACTTTGCGGATGGTTTTGCCTTCGATTTGGCTT is a genomic window of Rossellomorea sp. y25 containing:
- a CDS encoding rhodanese-like domain-containing protein; amino-acid sequence: METIKTITTDELEKKLKNGEDLLLVDVREDEEVAEGMIPGAKHIKMGEIPESLDQFDKDKEYIFICRSGNRSGNVAHYMQEQGYKVVNMEGGMMNWAGETAEK
- the dacB gene encoding D-alanyl-D-alanine carboxypeptidase/D-alanyl-D-alanine-endopeptidase, producing MNQLQLTRNRLLAILFLFTLILTPFHSTETPTKVNASIDNADLEQQIHDILADERLNGAIGSVSVRDAESGEIILDRLGDIRLKTASNMKLLTAAAALHTLGPDYTFKTEVLTDGKIVGNVLKGNLYLKGKGDPTLLKEDFDKMAAFLKSNHIETIQGNIIADDSWYNSVRLSEDMIWNDESYYYGAQISALTASPDSDYDAGTVIVETSPTQAGQPADIKLSPETNYPTIINKTKTIESGTRSISVSREHGSNNIVVEGSIPVNSSTARSWVTLWEPTGYALDLFKKSLVQAGVHVKQHQGEYGKTPADAEVLFTRESMPLSELMVPFMKLSNNTIAETLVKEMGRVVHHDGSWEKGLEVLEDYISMRGLNTDTMRIRDGSGISHVTNIPANELSLLLYTVQKEDWYPVYLNSLPIAGASNRLEGGTLRNRMKGTLAEGNVKAKTGTITGATSLSGFVTTKDGKDLVFSIILNNFMASNLRDIEDKIAVALSEYDTSKKHD